CTTGCCCAATAGAtgtgtgcagaaaaatgagctgagatttcttATGGTTATGTTTGGTGGAACATCCCTCCTAATTGAATCTCTCCATATTACTCCATTTTTGGCCTATGCCAACTTTAGACTAACCTATATTATCTaacctatattattatattaacctATTAGACTAACCTATATTTTCTGACTCACATCATGTATCAGATATATGGAAATATAATTTAACGCTATAACTTAATACTACACACAAGCAAGTAAGCAgactaataacaatataaaattacaCACCCTACCTATATGCATAAACGCATGATGACAGTTTCATTTTCAAAAGACATAAAAAGAAGTATACTTAAATTGTACCCTAAGTTATTTACGGTATGTAGAGCTGGTGCCAGTCTCTCCATGTTCTCACTGTTAATTTTACAACAACTTAGACAAAGTTCCTCTGTATTTCTGCAGGATTCAAGGATAAAAAACAACACAGTATAATCCAGAGGTGTCAGGTGGACACCAGATAAGTTAAAACTTCTGTATGATCCAAGAGATTCTGAAACTAAAACCTTATTCTGGGTCTCAAAGAGATCGAACAACACATTGAGAAGCTTTCTCTTGTCCTCTTTGCACTCTTGGACATCAATAACGGTCTGTTGGAGAAAGGTGATGACATCTTTGGTTGTTTGAGGGGACAATTCTCCCAAATAAGGCTTTAAAATGGACCTGGAGTAGTTGTCTGAGAGACCACAGAGGAAGCAAAGAAATATCTCACGATGGTTGTCTATATATGATTTGGTTTCTTCTAGTGATTTATGTAACTTCTCAGGACATTCATTAATATAATGAACCAAGGCAGCAAAAAACTCCTGTAAAGTGACATGTAAGAAGGAAAAGGTCACATTAGGAGATTGGTCTGATTTAATCATTAAGCTTGAAAAGAGCTGTGCGGAAGTGTTTACACTAAATGACGCCAGATCTTGTTCATTAAATGCAACAATGTGATTAATTACTCCATATTCTGCCATCCACCCAATAGATGTCAACAGTTCCTTAGCCTCATCGTTTTCCTGGCTGTGATTGGATAGGATGTTGGCAATGAAAGTCACAAAGAGTTGTGTCAATGTTGTGGGCAATGATGAAACCATCTGATTATTAATTGTTGGTTGGTCTTTGCAGCACATTGATACTACTGTACAAATGAGCCAGCAGTAGGATGGGATATAACAGGAATTGTAGAGTATCCCATTATCCCGCATATAATGAAACGTTCTGTCTGATAATTCCTTGTTCCTGAAAAAATGTTCACAGTATATCTGCCTTTCCCTGGGTATGAATCCCATAATCTGAGTTTGACGCTTGAAAACTGTTGTATCAAATGATGCTGGTTTTGTTCGACTGGTGATTAGTACAGAACAGCCCTTGAGAAGTGACTGTCTCACCAAACTAACCACAATCACACCCAGCTTTTCTATCTGCTTTATATTGCGACACAATTTTCTTAATCTGAAATCCATTTGGTGACTACTTTCATCTAAGCCATCAAATATAAAGAGCAGTTTTTCAGGATCCTGTAAGATGTTTTCCAGCTGACCCTGGAGATACGGATATTGTAGAAGGATCATCGTCTCCATACTGACCTCATCCAGCTTGTTGAGTTCCTGGAATTTGAAGAAGAAGACAAAAGCAAATCTCTGGTAGAGTTTTCCATTCACCCAGTCATAGACAAACTTCTGCATCATTGTGGTCTTCCCTATTCCTGGAACTCCGCTCACCAGGACTGTATGTGGCGCACATTTTAATTGCTGGGACCAG
The Mixophyes fleayi isolate aMixFle1 chromosome 1, aMixFle1.hap1, whole genome shotgun sequence DNA segment above includes these coding regions:
- the LOC142102389 gene encoding NACHT, LRR and PYD domains-containing protein 12-like isoform X2, with amino-acid sequence MGQSTTRCDTKDGIEKFRQQIPGYGIDELRIIYEYFRRDLIYAVEAMDTKILLKELASRNILFEEEYIKVNKGLEHFVFSEKLVQDILDAGREAVIAFWESLYDLEIDCQSPNLYALLHEINILSDALMQKILLDKHGHSLSPELKDMQGHHKQHLLDKTQDFVENRSPGSMRENQSSHVSERNMDLIVAYLRPLHKKSQHWLIETGEKHEDYLKNELECISPNRLFRWSQQLKCAPHTVLVSGVPGIGKTTMMQKFVYDWVNGKLYQRFAFVFFFKFQELNKLDEVSMETMILLQYPYLQGQLENILQDPEKLLFIFDGLDESSHQMDFRLRKLCRNIKQIEKLGVIVVSLVRQSLLKGCSVLITSRTKPASFDTTVFKRQTQIMGFIPRERQIYCEHFFRNKELSDRTFHYMRDNGILYNSCYIPSYCWLICTVVSMCCKDQPTINNQMVSSLPTTLTQLFVTFIANILSNHSQENDEAKELLTSIGWMAEYGVINHIVAFNEQDLASFSVNTSAQLFSSLMIKSDQSPNVTFSFLHVTLQEFFAALVHYINECPEKLHKSLEETKSYIDNHREIFLCFLCGLSDNYSRSILKPYLGELSPQTTKDVITFLQQTVIDVQECKEDKRKLLNVLFDLFETQNKVLVSESLGSYRSFNLSGVHLTPLDYTVLFFILESCRNTEELCLSCCKINSENMERLAPALHTVNNLGLNGNNLRDDGVRLFCDALKHPECKIQTLSLASNRLTDISCCHLGSAISNNQSLRTLVLSYNTMEGPHFSDLMTSLSSPTCRIEELHLDSTGLKDSSCSHLASAITNNQSLSVLYLSFNDLTGPHFGDLMTALSSPSCSIEKLILFFNHHLSWEARDKLRKLKDRKPGLLVSID
- the LOC142102389 gene encoding NACHT, LRR and PYD domains-containing protein 3-like isoform X1, whose translation is MGQSTTRCDTKDGIEKFRQQIPGYGIDELRIIYEYFRRDLIYAVEAMDTKILLKELASRNILFEEEYIKVNKGLEHFVFSEKLVQDILDAGREAVIAFWESLYDLEIDCQSPNLYALLHEINILSDALMQKILLDKHGHSLSPELKDMQGHHKQHLLDKTQDFVENRSPGSMRENQSSHVSERNMDLIVAYLRPLHKKSQHWLIETGEKHEDYLKNELECISPNRLFRWSQQLKCAPHTVLVSGVPGIGKTTMMQKFVYDWVNGKLYQRFAFVFFFKFQELNKLDEVSMETMILLQYPYLQGQLENILQDPEKLLFIFDGLDESSHQMDFRLRKLCRNIKQIEKLGVIVVSLVRQSLLKGCSVLITSRTKPASFDTTVFKRQTQIMGFIPRERQIYCEHFFRNKELSDRTFHYMRDNGILYNSCYIPSYCWLICTVVSMCCKDQPTINNQMVSSLPTTLTQLFVTFIANILSNHSQENDEAKELLTSIGWMAEYGVINHIVAFNEQDLASFSVNTSAQLFSSLMIKSDQSPNVTFSFLHVTLQEFFAALVHYINECPEKLHKSLEETKSYIDNHREIFLCFLCGLSDNYSRSILKPYLGELSPQTTKDVITFLQQTVIDVQECKEDKRKLLNVLFDLFETQNKVLVSESLGSYRSFNLSGVHLTPLDYTVLFFILESCRNTEELCLSCCKINSENMERLAPALHTVNNLGLNGNNLRDDGVRLFCDALKHPECKIQTLSLASNRLTDISCCHLGSAISNNQSLRTLVLSYNTMEGPHFSDLMTSLSSPTCRIEELHLDSTGLKDSSCSHLASAITNNQSLSVLYLSFNDLTGPHFGDLMTALSSPSCSIEKLMLLDILLRDDHVPFLVSLSNNTKLTHLDLCYNYITDTGASYIEELILKSPSLKQISLFFNHHLSWEARDKLRKLKDRKPGLLVSID